The proteins below are encoded in one region of Aquisphaera giovannonii:
- a CDS encoding GNAT family N-acetyltransferase encodes MNARPTEGIETFATARMVAERLTLAHYAEIRRLHLHPQVMKTLSVDGQPLPDRVTREGIVQNEAHWGRHGFGFWVFREKGSGEFLGRAGLQAYRIEDEEAVGLAYAVVYDHWHRGLATEMAAGSLEVGFRRLLVPEVASWTLPGNLASRRVMEKLGFRFDADIALAGISHRLYRLTAVDWELARGRGAPAGP; translated from the coding sequence ATGAATGCGAGGCCGACCGAAGGGATCGAGACATTCGCGACCGCGAGGATGGTCGCGGAGCGGCTGACGCTGGCACACTATGCGGAGATCCGCCGCCTGCACCTGCATCCGCAGGTCATGAAGACGCTCTCCGTGGATGGCCAGCCCCTGCCGGATCGCGTCACCAGGGAGGGGATCGTGCAGAACGAGGCCCACTGGGGGCGGCACGGGTTCGGGTTCTGGGTGTTCCGCGAGAAGGGGTCGGGTGAATTCCTGGGCCGGGCGGGCCTTCAGGCGTATCGGATCGAGGATGAGGAGGCCGTCGGGCTGGCCTACGCCGTCGTCTACGACCACTGGCATCGCGGGCTCGCCACCGAGATGGCCGCCGGCAGCCTCGAGGTCGGCTTCCGCCGGCTCCTGGTGCCCGAGGTGGCGAGCTGGACGCTCCCGGGCAACCTGGCCTCCCGGCGCGTCATGGAGAAGCTCGGCTTCCGCTTCGACGCCGACATCGCCCTCGCGGGCATCTCCCATCGCCTCTACAGGCTGACCGCCGTCGACTGGGAGCTCGCCCGCGGCCGAGGGGCGCCGGCCGGGCCTTGA
- a CDS encoding helix-turn-helix domain-containing protein — translation MNLAKRIRDLRYSKGWGPDELASRAKISRTALYQIERGNTSKPQAGTLRRISRALGVPLEILLDSTPVLGEAQGQEGVEAAPMLGVGVERAVGQDRAEELIEKFRRLLSSPMAEGIARIVEESYRLLPIIPPPVAAAPEPAPRFAAAPAEPEAPRRTRGRPRAAAE, via the coding sequence ATGAACCTGGCGAAACGAATTCGCGACCTGCGCTACTCCAAAGGTTGGGGCCCGGACGAACTCGCAAGCCGCGCGAAGATTTCCCGGACCGCCCTCTACCAGATCGAGCGCGGAAACACGAGCAAGCCCCAGGCGGGGACCTTGCGGCGGATCTCGCGGGCGCTGGGCGTGCCGCTGGAAATCCTGCTGGACTCGACCCCCGTGCTGGGGGAGGCCCAGGGCCAGGAGGGCGTCGAGGCGGCCCCGATGCTCGGCGTCGGGGTCGAGCGGGCCGTCGGGCAGGATCGGGCCGAGGAGCTGATCGAGAAGTTCCGCAGGCTCCTCTCCTCGCCGATGGCCGAAGGGATCGCGCGGATCGTCGAGGAGTCCTATCGACTCCTGCCGATCATCCCGCCTCCGGTCGCGGCCGCGCCGGAACCGGCCCCTCGGTTCGCCGCCGCGCCGGCCGAGCCCGAGGCTCCTCGCCGCACGCGAGGCCGCCCTCGCGCCGCCGCCGAGTGA
- a CDS encoding glycosyltransferase, which yields MQALEDRLRAASPRPRPSRPVRVALVITDLDVGGAERALVGLATRLDRARWEPSVIALGGEGALAAELGRAGIDCQCLGGGPRRPLAIVSRLARALRTRGPELVQSFLFHANLAARLAAPLAGRPWVLGGLRVAEREKGWHLTLDRITERLAAGSVCVSEGVRRFSLEAGRLDPRRLAVIPNGIDPRPYDEATPVPRSELGIPRDAFLAVQVGRLAAQKGLVPLLDAAERVIAGCPGWHLALAGDGPDRGWLLDRIAGSEALRDRVHWLGPRRDVPGLLATADLLVLASLWEGMPNAVLEAMAASRAVVATAVEGTDELVVPAETGWLVPPGDATALAAALREAALNPSACRSFGLAGRARVERRHSAGGVVAAYDSLWSAILGYRD from the coding sequence GTGCAGGCCCTCGAAGACCGACTCCGGGCCGCGAGCCCTCGCCCGCGGCCCTCTCGCCCGGTGCGGGTGGCGCTGGTGATCACCGACCTGGACGTCGGCGGGGCGGAGCGGGCCCTCGTGGGCCTGGCGACGCGGCTGGACCGCGCGCGGTGGGAGCCGTCGGTGATCGCCCTGGGGGGCGAGGGGGCGCTCGCGGCCGAGCTGGGGCGGGCCGGGATCGACTGCCAATGCCTGGGCGGGGGCCCGCGGCGGCCGCTGGCGATCGTCTCCCGGCTCGCGAGGGCGCTGAGGACGCGGGGGCCGGAGCTGGTGCAGAGCTTCCTCTTCCACGCCAACCTCGCGGCGAGGCTCGCCGCCCCGCTCGCCGGGCGGCCGTGGGTGCTCGGGGGCCTGCGGGTCGCCGAGCGGGAGAAGGGCTGGCACCTGACGCTCGACCGGATCACGGAGCGGCTGGCCGCCGGCTCGGTCTGCGTGTCCGAGGGCGTGCGCCGGTTCAGCCTCGAGGCCGGCCGGCTAGACCCCCGCCGCCTGGCGGTCATCCCCAACGGCATCGACCCGCGGCCTTACGACGAGGCGACCCCGGTCCCGAGGTCCGAGCTGGGCATCCCGCGGGACGCCTTCCTGGCCGTCCAGGTGGGCCGACTGGCCGCGCAGAAGGGGCTCGTGCCGCTCCTGGACGCCGCGGAGCGGGTCATCGCCGGATGCCCCGGCTGGCACCTCGCCCTGGCCGGGGACGGCCCCGACCGGGGCTGGCTCCTCGACCGGATCGCCGGGTCGGAGGCCCTCCGCGACCGCGTCCATTGGCTGGGACCCCGGCGCGACGTGCCGGGGCTGCTCGCGACGGCCGACCTGCTCGTCCTGGCCTCGCTCTGGGAGGGGATGCCCAACGCGGTGCTCGAGGCCATGGCCGCGAGCCGGGCGGTCGTCGCGACCGCCGTCGAGGGGACCGACGAGCTGGTCGTCCCCGCCGAGACCGGCTGGCTGGTGCCCCCGGGAGACGCGACGGCCCTGGCCGCCGCCCTGCGGGAGGCCGCGCTCAACCCGTCGGCCTGTCGGTCCTTCGGCCTCGCGGGCCGCGCCCGCGTGGAACGCCGTCATTCGGCGGGCGGCGTCGTTGCCGCTTATGACTCCCTCTGGTCCGCCATCCTCGGCTATCGCGACTGA
- the queA gene encoding tRNA preQ1(34) S-adenosylmethionine ribosyltransferase-isomerase QueA — MLASEFDFDLPVELIAQHPAAAREHSRLMVVRRDGGRIEHRRFDELPALLDGRDILARNCTKVIPARLIGRREATGGKWEGLFLREVEGGAWEILAATRGRPAPGERVVVDHGGGEGLRLALESRGEEGRWIVRPLGPPAASTLALLERHGQIPLPPYIRKGRAGEEDRERYQTVFARAPGSVAAPTAGLHFSDATFRDLAAKGVAWVDLTLHVGVGTFRPIEAERIEDHVMHAEWAELTAEAARALNARRAAGGRVVAVGTTSTRTLETAAAGGEIAPFSGPTGLFIRPGHAFRGLDALVTNFHLPRSSLLVLVSALAGVDLIREAYREAVARRYRFYSYGDAMLIL, encoded by the coding sequence GTGCTCGCGTCCGAGTTCGACTTCGACCTGCCCGTTGAGCTGATCGCCCAGCACCCGGCCGCGGCCCGCGAGCATTCCCGGCTGATGGTCGTCCGCCGCGACGGGGGGCGCATCGAGCACCGCCGGTTCGACGAGCTCCCGGCGCTCCTGGACGGGCGCGACATCCTGGCGAGGAACTGCACGAAGGTGATCCCGGCCCGTCTGATCGGCCGTCGCGAGGCGACCGGCGGCAAGTGGGAGGGGCTCTTCCTCCGCGAGGTCGAAGGGGGGGCCTGGGAGATCCTCGCCGCGACCCGGGGCCGCCCGGCCCCCGGCGAGCGCGTCGTCGTCGACCATGGCGGCGGCGAGGGGCTCCGCCTGGCCCTCGAGTCCCGCGGCGAGGAGGGCCGGTGGATCGTCCGCCCGCTGGGCCCGCCGGCGGCATCGACCCTGGCCCTGCTCGAGCGGCATGGACAGATCCCGCTCCCGCCTTATATCCGCAAGGGACGCGCGGGCGAGGAGGACCGGGAGCGCTACCAGACGGTCTTCGCCCGGGCGCCGGGCTCGGTCGCGGCGCCGACGGCCGGGCTGCACTTCAGCGACGCCACCTTCCGCGACCTCGCGGCGAAGGGGGTCGCCTGGGTGGACCTGACGCTGCACGTCGGCGTCGGCACGTTCCGGCCGATCGAGGCGGAGCGGATCGAGGACCACGTCATGCACGCCGAGTGGGCCGAGCTGACCGCCGAGGCGGCCCGGGCGCTCAACGCCAGGCGGGCGGCCGGCGGCCGGGTGGTGGCCGTCGGCACGACCTCGACGCGGACGCTGGAGACGGCGGCCGCCGGCGGCGAGATCGCCCCCTTCAGCGGCCCGACGGGCCTGTTCATCCGCCCGGGGCACGCCTTCCGCGGGCTGGATGCCCTGGTCACGAACTTCCACCTGCCGCGGAGCAGCCTGCTCGTCCTCGTGAGCGCCCTGGCGGGCGTGGACCTGATCCGCGAGGCCTACCGGGAGGCCGTCGCCCGCCGCTACCGCTTCTATAGCTACGGCGACGCCATGCTCATCCTGTGA
- a CDS encoding DUF5658 family protein, whose translation MTTTDRPESCGAGLEPGGIPARRAGEDRRARRTSPLDALRARGRRGRVRRASEREGAYFLDRFDATTLAMALSLLALTLIDGLLTIEVLDRSGEEINPVMRHFLGRGHGPFLVAKYCLTAAGLPVLVVYQNWPFWGTRFRVGYLLPIFVGLYVALVTYQLRLLGG comes from the coding sequence ATGACGACCACCGACCGCCCCGAATCTTGCGGAGCCGGACTCGAGCCCGGAGGGATCCCCGCCCGCCGCGCCGGCGAGGATCGGCGGGCCCGTCGCACCTCCCCGCTCGACGCGCTGCGGGCCCGGGGGCGTCGGGGGCGGGTGCGGAGGGCCTCGGAGCGCGAGGGGGCCTACTTCCTGGACCGATTCGACGCGACGACCCTGGCGATGGCCCTCTCGCTCCTGGCGCTAACCCTGATCGACGGCCTGCTCACGATCGAGGTGCTCGACCGCAGCGGCGAGGAGATCAACCCGGTGATGCGGCACTTCCTGGGCCGCGGGCACGGGCCGTTCCTGGTGGCGAAGTACTGCCTGACCGCGGCGGGGCTCCCCGTCCTGGTCGTCTACCAGAACTGGCCGTTCTGGGGGACCCGCTTCCGCGTCGGCTACCTGTTGCCGATCTTCGTGGGCCTGTACGTGGCCCTGGTCACCTACCAGCTCCGCCTGCTGGGGGGCTGA
- a CDS encoding type IV pilin protein — translation MTRPRGPRRDGPGRGPPRAYTLVESMVVLVTMGVLVALAVPRFGRALESARLDVAGANLRAIWTAERIYWLRNRSYAADLAELSDLLDPSINVGDPAAPGAFYSYSVVAADSSSFAATAVRINGGSWAGALTITQDGKVTGVLAKGGEPDIRVGFE, via the coding sequence GTGACCCGGCCGCGGGGCCCGCGGCGCGACGGCCCGGGGCGGGGGCCGCCGCGGGCCTACACCCTGGTCGAGTCCATGGTCGTGCTCGTCACCATGGGCGTGCTGGTCGCCCTGGCGGTCCCCCGGTTCGGCCGGGCGCTGGAGTCCGCGAGGCTGGACGTCGCCGGGGCCAACCTGCGGGCGATCTGGACGGCGGAGCGGATCTACTGGCTGCGGAACCGGTCCTACGCGGCGGACCTCGCCGAGCTGTCGGACCTGCTCGACCCCTCGATCAACGTCGGCGACCCGGCGGCCCCGGGCGCGTTCTATTCTTACAGCGTCGTCGCGGCGGACTCGTCCTCGTTCGCGGCCACCGCCGTGCGCATCAACGGCGGCTCGTGGGCGGGCGCCCTGACGATCACGCAGGACGGCAAGGTGACCGGGGTGCTCGCCAAGGGCGGCGAGCCCGACATCCGGGTCGGCTTCGAGTGA
- a CDS encoding type II secretion system F family protein: MPFNEWVVDHARVVKRPHRAARLEDTLAFFHQLSTLVGSGTPLLQALKISAAQSESVKLRAILEQITGRVAAGSTFHASAAAYPHVFEFAWIEAIRTGEVTGKMAQVLVDLNKQIRDSRETRRKVKASLMYPCVLVVVAVVCVTLMLWLVVPTFAGMFRDMGAELPAITRHVVDASNAVVAYGHYGVVAAVVAAVGSRRLMRTEAGRRYVGGLLMALPLVGELRVEMAMYRFASNLSLLLKSGVPMMETMDTVREIFRNDPHYRDALKRVRSRVAAGRPLHLSLQETGLFLPMLTSMVQVGEESGQLAAVMEQVTPYYREKMEAMILKLTKMLEPLIIMFMGAAIAGMMLAIYMPMFEMAGNVK; this comes from the coding sequence TTGCCGTTCAACGAATGGGTGGTCGACCACGCCCGGGTCGTCAAGAGGCCGCACCGGGCCGCCAGGCTGGAGGACACGCTGGCCTTCTTCCACCAGCTCTCCACACTGGTCGGGTCCGGGACGCCGCTGCTCCAGGCCCTGAAGATCTCCGCCGCCCAGAGCGAGAGCGTGAAGCTCCGCGCCATCCTCGAGCAGATCACCGGCCGCGTCGCGGCCGGCAGCACGTTCCACGCGTCGGCGGCGGCCTACCCGCACGTCTTCGAGTTCGCCTGGATCGAGGCCATCCGCACCGGCGAGGTCACCGGCAAGATGGCCCAGGTGCTCGTCGACCTGAACAAGCAGATCCGCGACTCGCGCGAGACGAGGCGCAAGGTCAAGGCGTCCCTGATGTACCCGTGCGTCCTGGTCGTCGTCGCGGTGGTCTGCGTCACGCTGATGCTCTGGCTGGTCGTCCCGACGTTCGCCGGCATGTTCCGGGACATGGGGGCGGAGCTGCCCGCGATCACGCGGCACGTGGTGGACGCCTCGAACGCGGTCGTCGCCTACGGCCACTACGGGGTCGTCGCCGCGGTCGTCGCGGCGGTGGGCTCCCGCAGGCTCATGAGGACCGAGGCCGGCCGGCGGTACGTGGGCGGGCTGCTCATGGCCCTCCCCCTGGTCGGCGAGCTGCGGGTGGAGATGGCGATGTACCGGTTCGCCTCCAACCTGTCCCTGCTGCTGAAGAGCGGCGTGCCGATGATGGAGACCATGGACACGGTCCGGGAGATCTTCCGGAACGACCCGCACTACCGCGACGCCCTGAAGCGGGTGCGCTCGCGGGTCGCCGCGGGGCGGCCGCTCCACCTCTCGCTCCAGGAGACGGGCCTGTTCCTGCCGATGCTCACGAGCATGGTGCAGGTGGGCGAGGAGTCCGGCCAGCTCGCCGCGGTCATGGAGCAGGTGACGCCGTACTACAGGGAGAAGATGGAGGCCATGATCCTCAAGCTGACGAAGATGCTGGAGCCCCTCATCATCATGTTCATGGGCGCCGCGATCGCCGGCATGATGCTGGCCATCTACATGCCCATGTTCGAGATGGCGGGGAACGTCAAGTGA